A DNA window from Camelina sativa cultivar DH55 chromosome 17, Cs, whole genome shotgun sequence contains the following coding sequences:
- the LOC104756185 gene encoding shewanella-like protein phosphatase 2, translating to MSSRENPSGICKNIPNLISSFVDTFVDYSVSGIFLPLDRSPQDETQQTRFDEPERLVAIGDLHGDLDKSREAFKIAGLIDSSDRWTGGSTVVVQVGDVLDRGGEEIKILYFLEKLKREAERSGGKVLTMNGNHEIMNVEGDFRYVTKKGLKEFQIWADWYCLGNKMKTLCRGLDKPRDIYEGIPMSFPRMRADCFEGVRARIAALRPEGPIAKRFLTRNQTVAVVGDSVFVHGGLLAEHIEYGLERINEEVRGWINGLGGGRHAPAYCRGGNSVVWLRKFSEEMAHKCDCAALEHALSTIPGVKRMIMGHTIQDAGINGVCNDKAIRIDVGMSKGCSNGLPEVLEIRRDSGVRIVTSNPLYKENPYSHLAPDSKTGLGLLLPAEHVPKQVEVKA from the coding sequence ATGTCAAGCAGAGAAAACCCTAGCGGAATCTGCAAAAACATTCCCAATCTCATCTCTTCCTTCGTCGACACTTTCGTTGATTACTCTGTTTCCGGCATCTTCTTGCCCCTAGACCGTAGCCCACAGGATGAGACTCAGCAAACGAGGTTCGATGAACCAGAGCGTCTTGTTGCCATCGGTGATCTCCACGGCGATCTCGACAAGTCAAGAGAAGCGTTCAAGATCGCTGGACTGATTGATTCTTCCGACCGATGGACTGGTGGATCCACGGTGGTTGTTCAGGTGGGTGACGTCTTAGATAGAGGCGGAGAGGAGATAAAGATACTTTATTTCTTAGAGAAATTGAAACGAGAGGCTGAGAGATCAGGAGGTAAGGTTCTGACTATGAATGGGAACCATGAGATTATGAATGTAGAAGGTGACTTTAGGTATGTTACTAAGAAGGGTTTAAAGGAGTTTCAGATTTGGGCTGATTGGTATTGTTTAGGGAACAAGATGAAGACTTTATGCAGAGGTTTGGATAAACCTAGGGATATCTATGAAGGCATTCCAATGAGCTTCCCTCGTATGAGAGCTGACTGTTTTGAAGGAGTTAGAGCTAGGATTGCTGCGTTGAGACCTGAAGGTCCTATTGCAAAGAGATTCTTGACTAGGAATCAAACGGTTGCTGTTGTTGGTGATTCAGTGTTTGTTCACGGTGGTCTTTTAGCTGAGCACATTGAGTATGGTCTAGAGAGGATAAACGAGGAGGTTAGAGGTTGGATTAACGGGTTGGGAGGAGGAAGACATGCTCCTGCGTATTGTAGAGGAGGGAACTCTGTAGTTTGGTTGAGGAAATTCTCGGAAGAGATGGCTCACAAATGTGATTGTGCAGCTCTTGAGCATGCTCTTTCCACTATTCCTGGGGTTAAGAGGATGATCATGGGACACACAATCCAGGACGCTGGTATCAACGGTGTTTGTAACGATAAAGCCATTAGGATTGATGTTGGCATGTCCAAGGGATGTTCCAACGGTTTGCCTGAGGTTTTGGAAATCCGCAGGGACTCTGGTGTGCGGATAGTGACATCGAATCCATTGTATAAGGAGAATCCATATTCTCATTTAGCTCCTGATAGTAAAACAGGTCTCGGGTTGCTGTTACCAGCTGAACATGTTCCTAAGCAAGTGGAAGTCAAAGCTTGA